The sequence CGTGCACGGCAAGACGGCGGCCATCGAGCACTCGGGCCAGGGCGTCTTCCGAGGACTGCCCGCCCCCTTCACCGCGGCCCGTTATCACTCCCTGGTCGTGGACGCGGAGAGCCTGCCGGCGTGCCTGGAAGTGACGGCGTGGCAGGATGGGCTCATCATGGGCCTCAAGCACCGCGAGCTGCCGCGCCTGGAAGGCGTCCAGTTCCACCCCGAATCGTTCCTCACGCCCCAGGGGCCCCAGCTGCTCGCCAACTTCCTGGAGCCGGCGCACTGAGCGCACAGGAGGCCGCCATGTTCTCCACGGTCGCGGTGGACGGTGAGGTCCGGCGCTGGGAAGAACTGCACCTGCGGGACTTCGCGCAGGGCTTCTTCTTCGGCGCGGGCTTCTTCACCACCTTCCGCATCGAGGCCGGTGAACCCTGGTTCCTCGCCCGGCACCTGGCGCGGCTGCGCGCGAGCCTGACCGCCTTCCCCGGCGCCGTCCGCACGCCACCCTCGGAGCACCTCGCGGAAGCCGCGGTGCGCGAAGCGATTGAGCGCTGCCTGCGAGCCGACGCCGCGATGGGCCCCGCGTTCCGAGGTGTGGGCAAGTTGTCGGCAAGTGATGGCCGGGTGCTGCTCACCTTCCGCGAGCACGCCCCAGACCTGGAGCGGATGCACCGCGAGGGACGAGCCCTGGACAGTCAGGAGCCGGGGGCATACCGCCGGGGCGAGGCCACGCTGAATCACAAAGGCCTCGCCTACTTCCGGCAGTTCAGCGTGATGGAGCGCCTGCCCCTGCTCGGCAATGAGGCCGGCGAGGTCTGCGAGCTGCCCACGGCCAACGTCTTCTTCCAGTGCGACGGGG is a genomic window of Myxococcus virescens containing:
- a CDS encoding aminotransferase class IV, coding for MFSTVAVDGEVRRWEELHLRDFAQGFFFGAGFFTTFRIEAGEPWFLARHLARLRASLTAFPGAVRTPPSEHLAEAAVREAIERCLRADAAMGPAFRGVGKLSASDGRVLLTFREHAPDLERMHREGRALDSQEPGAYRRGEATLNHKGLAYFRQFSVMERLPLLGNEAGEVCELPTANVFFQCDGVLVTPPRSAPCLPGIIREVLLEAGHVGALPIVERPVSFAQLAQVSACVFTNSAQVATGVPSLLGRPLPTSLALAQGIRSLVEAVAARER